The sequence GCCAGCCCTTGGCAGTCCAGCGCGGCGAACGCCCGAATCGCCAACTGCTGCACGGCTTCGGCGACCTCGTCGTCGATCTTGGCGGGCACGTCGAGTTCGGCCGCATCGTCGAGGTACTTGGTGGCGAAGTCGTAGAACGAGTCGTCACGGTCAGCCACGCCGGCCACCCGGATCTCCCCCACCGTGCTGGCGGCCACCGTGCCGTCGGGGAACTCCAGTACCCCGCACTCGATTTCCCGGCCGACGATCGCGGCCTCGACAATGACCTTCGGGTCATGCCGGCGTGCCTCGGCGATCGCGGCGGGAAGCTCGTCGTACGACGTCACCCGGCTGACCCCGATCGAGGACCCGCCGCGCGCCGGTTTGACGAACAGCGGCAGCCCCAGCCGCTCCCGATCGTCGATGGACAAGGTCTGCTGGGCGGCCCGCAACACCGCGTAGGGGCCGATAGGCAGGCCGTCGGCGGCCAGCAGCTTCTTGGTGAACTCCTTGTCCATGCCCGCCGCGCTGGCCAGCACGCCGGCACCGACATAGGGCACCCCGGCCAACTCCAGCAGTCCCTGCACGGTGCCGTCCTCGCCGTAGGGGCCGTGCAGCACCGGAAACACCACGTCGACCGACTCCAGCACCTCTGCGGGCCCGGCAGCGGAGAAGGCGACCAGCTGACCGGCCCGCTGCGGGTCGGCCGCCAGCGCCAGTTCGGCGCCCGAGGCCGCGCTGACCGCCGGCAGTTGCCGGTCGGTGATCGCCAGCGTTTCCGGGTCACCGTCGGTGAGCACCCACGCCCCCTCCGGGGTGATGCCTACTGCGACGACCTCGAAGCGTTGCGGGTCCAGGTTGCGCAGGATGCTGCCCGCCGAGACGCAGGAGATGGCGTGCTCGCTACTGCGGCCACCGAAGACGACGGCCACGCGGGTGCGTTCGTGGGAATTCACACGCCAGAGGGTACCGGGCGGTTAGCGAGCCTCGACGGAGGAGAGGCGAAGCTGGACCGCCCCATAAACCGGGCGGTTAGCGAGCCTCGACGGAGGAGAGGCGAAGCTGGACCGCCCCATAAACCGGGCGCGGCTCACTCCGGTTTGGTGCGACGGCCCAGCAGCAGCGCCACCGCCTCACTGACCGACGAACCCTTGTGACAGACCCGGTGCACGGCGTCGGTCAGCGGCATCTCCACGTCGTAGCTCGAGGCCAGCGCCAGCACCGACTGGCACGACGTCACCCCTTCGACCACATGGCCGTCTGTGGTGCTCGACAGCCCTGTCGACCCGGGTACCGGCGGCATTGCCTCGCCCCGGCCGAGCCGCTCGCCGAACGAGCGGTTGCGCGAATGCGGCGATGTGCAGGTGGCCACCAAATCGCCCACGCCGGCCAGGCCGGCCAGGGTGGCGCCCTTGGCGCCCAGCGCGACTCCCAGGCGAA is a genomic window of Mycolicibacter heraklionensis containing:
- a CDS encoding D-alanine--D-alanine ligase family protein, with product MNSHERTRVAVVFGGRSSEHAISCVSAGSILRNLDPQRFEVVAVGITPEGAWVLTDGDPETLAITDRQLPAVSAASGAELALAADPQRAGQLVAFSAAGPAEVLESVDVVFPVLHGPYGEDGTVQGLLELAGVPYVGAGVLASAAGMDKEFTKKLLAADGLPIGPYAVLRAAQQTLSIDDRERLGLPLFVKPARGGSSIGVSRVTSYDELPAAIAEARRHDPKVIVEAAIVGREIECGVLEFPDGTVAASTVGEIRVAGVADRDDSFYDFATKYLDDAAELDVPAKIDDEVAEAVQQLAIRAFAALDCQGLARVDFFLTDAGPVINEINTMPGFTTISMYPRMWSASGVDYPTLLATMVDTALARGVGLR